From a single Endozoicomonas euniceicola genomic region:
- a CDS encoding TcdA/TcdB catalytic glycosyltransferase domain-containing protein, producing the protein MPKRKNQLKKNKASDHKSDPVEKTKDNQGALHIISVRPLTRRQASIIHLWNRYSGYTVNIWVDRESDYDGLKSKVLSKQTNDEIEKIYSQENTRYLNSLQVKTHKNVYQLFRNAQESAETLIAYLRADSEDNSRKTATAEWLITKHNINREDLEAISATQNQIEQELKNNGVNVRSIQECTDPELQEYYESATYQYNDTALGEKIAQLSVLTRNGGVTLPFDILPEINEAVFTALQNELENIPAAHRPLVEGAKLESLLDRVEKQPGNEHIAFNSQLSEEDKHGYLNELKKSGYTKIADQIQQCVTNANIDHIFKPINFIDLTDKSVFIAEKNMGLSSKIMIIGAKAHAPILKAVKKEFLFLSKQTSRNFYGKETLNADRIENFFNTILKKSKINTPTNKERKAYFNSVLKAIENFKYRGLYPETDVHGHWLGIAAYQRNIELRQTSVFSLEFKFTVDTEALTGRDYDLALIQKERLNKTARTYNNRVIITLDYDSIILKASSILYLKDPDHTQWLLWDDKTSQFVTMEGKYRPVGVKTKIIIVGHGNFMQVDSFKPEVLAKNIIAPLIPAGSQGGKISISSCRVEKPHIYVKPNYDINPDDLKNSYGGKLLKALYESGRTFRLVSSRNLKISIDPFSSSIYNFLNGQIETFQRRSDSTVLNTWLNDKGEISGEMKAGVPVQQMSEEKTNERLKIGKLELILKERPLFPDDIMARLTADLINGNVAIPANTNVLALGMQEGDFTGKIKVAHSLSRYVEGVAFTLELAKQSTSSQELIDKVSRYYDFQYVLSGKTVTNNPSTILNDIFAKQPDREAALHRLKQRIYEGRFELLKIQLNTLSDSSTKVYPDDYKSIVIEDPLPDSACASKRKKRSLTSCARKIDDAVESLWSLSDHETQILMAEDNYKNIALVDTGSNSALTTVVRKLNALLRADAGNKLSGEIGHHNVIALDDASFSAAQAMANKSGARVNVLQFIPDKGVLVSTTGKVVYLIAGGRSNKVTVVGTSQSLSGSLPAKVIESLTVGGHIGQLGIVATGMTDEALSTLIDNSGLKSLNSVSDSVIYSTANPEGMTPDRSSMKIERRGLEGAIITDRPILENTNPIVETVFYSQNQKARPKPQYELIKSKENAAFNSLPVRQAHEFETIEHHLDIIESRLKPFYQRHSLSTDVFPVLASLQKAERPGQKLWTIKLYNPTNKNYQTIELTDALLANSIESVNKNIQSNRKVLEDTQRKPATGSSMDKTSDGLGIALSVSMMIYQELRSQSAAQGMENQPDLSAADRRLLEAQVVYGTLSELLEVADIALTVSKYGVALKTGKEAVSLSERIVHSLNKYLAKTTSASGRTAATLAIKSVSKAGPLLNVITSGIGMGFDAASLSRCQTASCREQSGTMLGLNTAMTVTGLTALGAQVLGGALISAGTAVAISTAAGVITLPLTVVASIIALHFMQKDAWESEFYKNMEVWDQLYNDLVFDGAWNNETKTLDLLSRPVQTRKWLGKIRREWVNGKCEFWQRLCTSSGYYKNVKVLEPVTVDSLRLAPTTGINFAQGTVQYGEILIHEIRNEYYRYDTFSGSDPAVSRRINGVNCADKPSVNVKVFDDTFNLLSENRVLKQLKENSNIPFSDQEIKKVILPAMGDIEVNKWDSDPISVSGANTWGWGESGRNGWKMLMYASAGYSGTDSINSHFGFVYRWRVPDSPIAGRRRRKRDAIRLSDGPGNQGETCKNKHTQVFVLNDVNNPFKKTTPRKTFTVHTANYEQEFKIPDTKITFNFHAYPGTSELYRVVTPYEGKANIHYDGKETWQIVITGKNSNVQLSQYQYNADHAYLTTNNNDNKGLFNFYNLKRTPGKKSLPIFVFSSEGKTIHAFDTVSGRFKYFYPARDVSPELLGKYKRAYDGQDSNVIPPPRLISLEKWKWYDLKPETPKELKFDMAFSFPPLTQKYIYKDDYVLMRETPAGEDISFTADIFTGSVSEGWYLLTTREDRHSFYYLNPVNGLRLFRVPGTYSEASLKAGEHDEYILKSTNHNYYELTFIDSGRTDFPKLPRVVPLAMDWSNLKHTASISEIKNIEHTNKLMIEDALRSGKVVSPQRIIPAILHPNLPFRTGFYDPDAMGGRGQAVLWNPCRREFVALHWETKVPKGMQNIESIPDCISKPNYDFLPFHLNHNCKSSSPKKSDTYLLLRYNSKDRRNHNGIFSIQTPCDYNIMPVAIRHPRRIYICFGTENNKEYLFVHHIFYHKNRGELQITNNNGLIFNFNKNTFDNLASLKSHNVIIEPNIKYWSITAINPHPEWLKLTDADFEKKIQDIVSHYTTGLYQDSGVVPSFLPVFQFIPKSLKSGSDVLSSWYIKDKRRIYTTQKDIALFDFDASQNILYGYNKISGQVYFTTLPDHLTTQNPQESLSQTIIQPSKTAERPSATMASPIQSEPLPGRYTMTTALNSQTRITQTPIQPSRTLVRPSATMVLPVRNESPHAIDSKRYFPPMALYNKDSYQYQHLFLRHEQLYGTDESGNVFRVDTDSKTLIEMDITKNFYEYSKSIVNEVTKNPDKKIQSISDAKELLEGCGIHVLTRALKDTLQPLVTAVSELPFTRTAPVINVKVSDDLLNISVWQATQSSLAETGTYAFKGEGLFIGSGNDGQNTTAWFTDLSGKTLFYQKQTDQHIAGNFAKVTSNEDKQSLSIVGTAGDDRFPDIVVGRKKGTLHLSGRGGNDRYTISRAMMENYKTITIDNTAIIESATTDTPRFTQTITFHLSANEFYSELGKQSLILTHAFTGNSLYLPWKATNKHQDEYLQFKTGQTNLVFDGLELSLQQLKERSLTPWQLPVSLSLLENKAELTLHKDYLLKIDIPDEYTLKDIKPFNTKGITKYKVIFNKRNKRKQIVINPASTASKGETLITTQNTLSGAAPSPAMVVQNTPADVVPFPSFLINSPDLGNRYIPVYLSTSKETERPHTKNTYLKFHPDWYQQKLPRQLYAKLYNLDQKDLNISLVFTAYPTTYTRHWHITYKGHLIDKIEAVPEKPCALTLTLMKKADGKTLSSSLYLALPYAFEDLHLNKMDNTESPFILGSGRGGTSIQLTLLVKGQYVQEPSLATLLTAKPLGRYRGFYFTDGYKTLTEVRDWLAERPLTWISARKVPVSQFTFMGNALSNIIPVMVKNSRASYSVQGGLGDDLIQVFQGEQQGVTGKVYTSEKRAIRHILNPAPVTVDSGSGDDILDLSKNTKVMVNPSLGRMSVIVSKNSRADLFKARNITLLIEDLNPGQVQPVFFKAFGNTGYQKADSPDRATDIFIRDTSVGTAHYRFIARLSPQSLSAIYFFSNGQRVDNVNGWFNGDSVLKGSPSITPPVQPTATMTTAPLAATPTLADRPDTMIEPTTTLIRPTASTNGETKTIDPSVRTTERSEPAKDIVSHVQDSIDSALDYIAQNRVKKDHMAEVEQRLGILKQNMVVFRRETQGDMSGFTAENHQTSSPYLTSTLMSRSANATASVGGSFS; encoded by the coding sequence ATGCCTAAAAGAAAGAATCAGCTCAAAAAAAATAAAGCCTCAGATCACAAGTCAGACCCGGTCGAAAAAACAAAAGATAACCAGGGAGCCCTACACATAATTTCTGTCAGGCCACTGACCCGGCGTCAGGCGAGCATTATCCATCTCTGGAACCGTTACAGTGGTTATACCGTTAATATATGGGTAGACAGAGAAAGTGATTATGATGGCCTGAAATCAAAGGTACTGTCTAAACAAACCAATGATGAGATTGAGAAAATCTATTCGCAGGAGAACACCAGATATTTAAATAGTCTGCAAGTGAAGACCCATAAAAACGTCTATCAGTTATTCAGGAATGCTCAGGAAAGTGCAGAAACCCTAATAGCTTATTTACGGGCAGACTCAGAAGACAACAGCCGAAAAACAGCTACTGCTGAGTGGCTGATAACAAAACACAATATCAACAGAGAGGATCTTGAAGCCATTAGTGCCACCCAAAACCAGATAGAACAAGAACTAAAAAATAATGGAGTCAATGTCCGCAGCATACAGGAGTGTACCGATCCTGAACTTCAGGAGTATTACGAAAGTGCCACCTATCAGTATAACGATACGGCTCTTGGGGAGAAAATCGCCCAACTCTCTGTGCTAACCCGCAACGGAGGAGTCACCCTCCCTTTCGATATTCTGCCCGAAATAAATGAAGCAGTTTTTACTGCCCTGCAAAATGAACTCGAGAATATTCCGGCAGCTCACAGACCTTTGGTAGAGGGAGCCAAGCTTGAGTCATTGCTTGATCGCGTGGAAAAACAACCCGGCAATGAGCACATTGCATTCAATTCGCAATTATCAGAGGAGGATAAACACGGTTATTTAAATGAACTTAAAAAATCAGGCTACACCAAGATAGCGGATCAAATACAACAGTGTGTCACGAATGCGAACATAGATCATATCTTCAAGCCGATAAACTTTATTGATCTGACTGATAAATCTGTATTTATTGCAGAAAAAAACATGGGGCTTTCCTCAAAAATCATGATAATCGGTGCCAAAGCTCACGCACCGATACTAAAGGCTGTTAAAAAAGAATTCCTGTTTCTGAGCAAACAAACATCCCGTAATTTTTACGGCAAGGAAACTCTCAACGCAGATCGGATCGAGAACTTTTTTAATACAATTTTAAAAAAAAGTAAAATCAATACGCCTACTAACAAAGAAAGAAAGGCTTATTTTAACTCTGTATTAAAAGCAATAGAAAACTTCAAATACAGAGGTCTTTATCCGGAAACAGACGTTCATGGTCACTGGTTGGGTATCGCTGCTTACCAGAGAAATATAGAGCTCCGCCAAACAAGTGTTTTTTCTTTAGAGTTTAAATTCACGGTAGATACCGAAGCGTTAACGGGACGTGATTACGATCTGGCTCTCATTCAAAAAGAGCGACTTAATAAAACAGCAAGAACGTACAACAATCGAGTCATTATCACTTTAGATTACGATTCTATCATTCTTAAAGCAAGTAGCATTCTTTACCTGAAAGACCCGGACCACACCCAATGGCTGCTCTGGGATGATAAGACAAGTCAGTTCGTTACCATGGAAGGAAAGTACCGGCCAGTAGGAGTAAAGACAAAAATTATAATTGTTGGACATGGGAATTTTATGCAAGTAGACTCCTTTAAACCGGAAGTCCTGGCCAAGAACATTATTGCACCGTTAATTCCTGCCGGTAGCCAAGGAGGAAAAATATCGATTTCTAGTTGTAGAGTAGAAAAACCTCATATTTATGTAAAACCAAATTATGACATCAATCCCGATGATCTAAAAAACTCCTATGGTGGTAAGCTTTTAAAGGCTCTATATGAATCAGGAAGAACATTTCGACTTGTATCAAGTCGTAACTTAAAAATCTCCATTGATCCCTTTTCCTCTAGTATATATAACTTTTTAAATGGACAAATTGAAACATTTCAAAGACGGAGCGATAGTACCGTTCTGAACACATGGTTAAATGATAAGGGTGAAATCTCAGGAGAGATGAAAGCGGGTGTACCGGTCCAACAAATGAGCGAAGAAAAGACAAATGAACGTCTTAAGATTGGAAAATTAGAACTGATTCTGAAAGAGAGACCTCTTTTTCCTGATGACATAATGGCCAGGCTCACTGCGGATTTAATAAATGGGAATGTAGCAATACCTGCAAACACAAATGTTCTGGCACTAGGTATGCAGGAAGGTGATTTTACCGGGAAGATCAAGGTTGCCCATAGCCTAAGTCGATATGTTGAAGGGGTAGCGTTCACCTTAGAGCTTGCTAAACAATCTACATCTTCACAGGAATTGATCGATAAGGTTTCCAGATACTATGATTTTCAGTATGTTTTATCAGGGAAAACTGTAACAAACAATCCATCAACAATATTAAATGATATATTCGCTAAACAACCTGATAGAGAAGCGGCTCTTCACAGACTTAAGCAACGAATATATGAAGGGCGTTTTGAACTTTTAAAAATTCAACTGAACACTTTATCCGATAGCTCAACCAAGGTTTACCCTGATGACTACAAATCTATTGTAATCGAAGATCCACTACCAGACTCTGCCTGCGCCTCAAAAAGAAAAAAACGGTCATTAACAAGCTGTGCAAGAAAAATCGATGACGCCGTAGAATCATTATGGTCATTATCAGACCACGAAACACAGATTCTTATGGCTGAAGATAATTACAAGAATATAGCCCTGGTTGACACCGGGAGCAATTCTGCCCTGACTACAGTAGTACGTAAGCTGAATGCTTTGCTCCGCGCTGATGCGGGCAATAAATTATCAGGCGAAATCGGTCACCACAATGTCATCGCTTTAGATGATGCGTCCTTTTCCGCGGCACAGGCTATGGCAAATAAATCAGGTGCCCGTGTCAATGTATTGCAGTTTATTCCTGATAAAGGCGTTCTGGTTTCCACGACTGGCAAGGTCGTCTATCTGATTGCAGGGGGGCGCTCGAATAAAGTAACGGTTGTTGGAACCTCTCAATCGCTGTCGGGCTCGCTACCTGCAAAAGTCATCGAATCCTTAACAGTGGGCGGTCATATTGGTCAACTGGGGATTGTCGCCACCGGTATGACCGACGAAGCGCTTTCAACGCTTATTGACAATAGCGGTCTCAAATCGCTGAATTCGGTCAGTGATTCAGTTATTTACAGTACGGCTAACCCGGAGGGAATGACACCCGACCGGAGTTCAATGAAAATTGAAAGACGAGGTTTGGAAGGCGCCATTATTACTGACCGACCGATATTAGAGAATACCAACCCCATTGTCGAAACCGTATTTTATTCTCAGAACCAAAAGGCCAGACCAAAGCCTCAGTATGAACTGATCAAGAGTAAAGAAAATGCAGCTTTTAATTCTCTGCCAGTCCGGCAGGCGCATGAATTCGAAACCATAGAGCATCATCTGGATATAATTGAAAGCCGGTTAAAGCCCTTTTATCAACGGCACTCGTTAAGCACTGATGTTTTTCCGGTTCTTGCCTCTCTACAAAAAGCAGAACGCCCGGGGCAAAAATTATGGACAATAAAACTCTACAACCCCACCAATAAAAATTATCAAACCATCGAGTTAACCGATGCTCTGCTGGCTAACTCCATCGAATCCGTAAATAAAAATATACAGAGCAACCGAAAGGTACTGGAAGATACTCAACGTAAGCCTGCCACCGGCAGTAGTATGGACAAGACCAGTGACGGGCTCGGTATTGCCCTTTCGGTCAGTATGATGATTTATCAGGAATTGCGCTCACAGAGTGCTGCACAGGGAATGGAAAACCAGCCAGACCTCTCCGCCGCAGATCGCCGGCTGCTTGAAGCCCAGGTTGTGTACGGCACACTCAGCGAGCTACTTGAAGTCGCAGACATCGCTCTGACGGTAAGTAAATACGGTGTCGCCCTGAAAACAGGGAAAGAAGCGGTAAGCCTGAGTGAAAGAATCGTTCACTCTCTTAATAAATACCTGGCAAAGACAACCAGCGCTAGCGGAAGAACGGCGGCCACACTGGCGATAAAGAGTGTGAGCAAAGCAGGCCCCTTATTAAATGTCATTACCAGCGGTATTGGAATGGGCTTTGATGCGGCCAGCCTGAGTCGTTGCCAGACTGCATCCTGCAGAGAACAGTCCGGCACTATGCTGGGCCTCAATACGGCAATGACCGTAACAGGCCTGACCGCTTTGGGTGCCCAGGTACTTGGGGGGGCACTTATCAGTGCCGGAACCGCCGTTGCCATTTCGACGGCGGCCGGTGTTATTACCCTTCCTCTGACAGTAGTCGCGTCGATCATTGCGCTGCATTTCATGCAAAAGGATGCCTGGGAAAGCGAATTCTATAAAAACATGGAGGTGTGGGATCAGTTATATAACGACCTGGTGTTTGACGGTGCCTGGAATAACGAAACAAAGACACTGGACCTGCTTTCCAGACCTGTCCAGACGAGAAAATGGCTTGGAAAAATAAGAAGAGAATGGGTTAACGGTAAATGTGAATTCTGGCAACGTTTATGTACCTCTTCGGGTTACTATAAAAACGTAAAGGTATTGGAGCCCGTTACCGTCGATTCATTACGTTTGGCACCAACAACCGGCATTAATTTTGCCCAGGGTACGGTGCAGTATGGGGAGATATTAATTCATGAGATAAGGAATGAATACTACCGTTACGATACTTTCTCTGGCTCCGATCCTGCGGTAAGCCGGCGGATAAACGGTGTTAATTGCGCCGACAAACCCTCAGTTAATGTTAAGGTCTTTGATGATACTTTTAATCTTTTATCAGAGAACAGGGTTTTAAAACAATTAAAAGAGAATTCGAACATACCCTTCTCTGACCAGGAAATAAAAAAAGTTATTTTACCCGCCATGGGGGATATAGAGGTCAACAAATGGGACAGCGACCCTATTAGTGTATCAGGTGCCAATACCTGGGGCTGGGGAGAGTCGGGCAGAAACGGCTGGAAAATGCTTATGTATGCATCCGCCGGATATTCCGGAACAGACAGCATTAACTCTCACTTTGGTTTTGTTTATCGCTGGCGAGTACCCGATTCACCTATAGCAGGACGCCGCAGAAGAAAGAGAGACGCAATAAGGCTCTCGGATGGGCCTGGCAACCAGGGGGAAACCTGTAAGAACAAACATACACAGGTCTTTGTTTTAAACGACGTAAATAATCCATTTAAAAAGACCACCCCCCGTAAGACATTCACCGTACATACGGCAAACTATGAGCAGGAATTTAAAATACCGGATACAAAAATAACATTTAACTTTCACGCTTATCCAGGTACTTCTGAGCTATATAGGGTGGTGACCCCTTATGAAGGCAAAGCCAATATTCACTACGATGGCAAAGAAACCTGGCAGATTGTTATTACGGGTAAGAATTCTAACGTCCAGTTAAGTCAGTATCAATATAATGCGGACCATGCTTACCTGACCACGAATAATAATGACAATAAGGGGCTATTTAATTTTTACAACCTGAAAAGAACGCCTGGAAAAAAATCTTTACCCATATTTGTATTTTCCAGTGAAGGCAAAACTATTCATGCCTTTGATACAGTGTCAGGTCGATTTAAATATTTTTACCCAGCCAGAGATGTTAGTCCTGAACTACTGGGAAAATATAAACGGGCTTATGATGGACAAGACAGTAATGTTATTCCTCCACCACGACTCATCAGTTTGGAAAAATGGAAATGGTACGACCTGAAGCCAGAAACACCAAAAGAACTTAAGTTTGACATGGCTTTCTCTTTTCCACCATTGACTCAAAAATATATCTATAAAGATGATTATGTGTTAATGCGTGAAACTCCTGCTGGTGAAGATATCAGTTTTACTGCAGATATCTTCACGGGTTCTGTCAGTGAAGGTTGGTATTTATTGACTACCAGGGAGGACAGGCATTCATTTTATTATTTAAACCCAGTCAATGGCCTGAGGCTATTCAGAGTTCCCGGCACTTACTCTGAAGCCAGCCTGAAAGCTGGAGAGCATGATGAATATATATTAAAAAGTACTAATCATAACTACTATGAATTAACATTTATTGACAGTGGTAGAACGGACTTCCCGAAACTGCCAAGAGTCGTTCCTTTGGCGATGGACTGGAGCAACCTGAAGCACACTGCATCAATATCAGAAATTAAAAATATTGAACACACCAACAAACTGATGATTGAGGATGCACTGCGTTCAGGTAAAGTTGTCAGCCCTCAGCGCATTATCCCTGCCATTCTGCATCCAAACCTTCCATTCAGAACAGGATTTTATGACCCGGACGCCATGGGAGGGCGAGGTCAGGCTGTATTATGGAACCCATGCAGGCGTGAGTTTGTTGCCTTACATTGGGAAACCAAGGTACCAAAAGGAATGCAAAATATCGAATCCATACCCGATTGTATATCAAAACCAAACTATGATTTTCTGCCATTTCATTTAAATCACAACTGCAAAAGCAGCTCTCCCAAAAAAAGTGACACCTATTTATTACTAAGATACAACAGTAAAGACCGAAGAAATCACAATGGAATATTCTCCATTCAAACTCCGTGTGATTATAATATAATGCCAGTCGCAATAAGACATCCAAGGAGGATTTACATCTGTTTTGGGACAGAAAATAATAAAGAATATCTATTTGTACACCACATTTTTTATCATAAAAATCGTGGTGAGCTTCAAATCACTAATAACAACGGATTAATCTTCAACTTCAACAAAAACACCTTTGACAATCTGGCGTCCTTAAAAAGCCACAATGTAATTATTGAGCCGAACATAAAGTACTGGAGTATTACTGCCATTAACCCTCACCCGGAATGGCTGAAATTGACAGATGCTGATTTTGAGAAAAAAATACAGGACATCGTTTCTCATTATACTACTGGCCTATATCAAGACTCTGGCGTTGTCCCTTCTTTTTTACCTGTTTTTCAGTTTATCCCGAAATCATTAAAATCTGGCAGTGATGTACTAAGCAGCTGGTATATCAAAGATAAGCGCAGAATTTACACGACCCAAAAAGACATTGCTCTTTTTGATTTTGATGCATCGCAAAACATATTGTATGGCTATAACAAAATCTCCGGACAAGTTTATTTTACAACATTGCCTGACCACCTGACGACTCAAAACCCACAGGAAAGTTTATCTCAAACTATCATACAACCCAGCAAAACCGCTGAAAGACCATCTGCTACAATGGCTTCACCAATACAAAGTGAACCATTACCTGGCCGTTACACCATGACAACGGCTCTAAATTCCCAAACAAGGATAACTCAAACGCCTATACAACCCAGCAGAACGCTTGTAAGACCTTCTGCAACAATGGTTTTGCCAGTAAGAAATGAGTCGCCACATGCAATAGATAGCAAACGTTACTTTCCGCCAATGGCCTTGTATAACAAGGACTCATACCAATATCAGCATCTTTTTTTGCGTCATGAGCAACTGTATGGAACCGATGAATCCGGCAATGTATTTCGGGTCGATACTGATTCAAAAACTCTGATAGAAATGGATATCACCAAAAATTTTTATGAATACAGCAAAAGCATTGTCAATGAGGTGACCAAAAACCCGGATAAAAAAATCCAATCCATCAGCGATGCTAAAGAGCTCCTGGAGGGATGTGGCATACATGTACTGACCCGGGCCCTGAAAGATACGCTGCAACCTCTGGTGACAGCCGTTTCTGAGCTGCCATTCACCCGTACGGCTCCGGTTATCAATGTCAAAGTGTCCGACGATCTCCTGAATATCAGTGTCTGGCAGGCCACCCAATCGTCGCTGGCAGAAACAGGGACTTACGCCTTCAAAGGGGAAGGTCTGTTTATTGGCAGTGGCAACGATGGACAAAATACTACCGCCTGGTTTACGGACCTTTCGGGCAAGACGCTTTTTTACCAAAAACAGACTGACCAGCACATAGCAGGGAATTTTGCCAAGGTCACCTCTAACGAGGATAAACAATCTCTGTCCATTGTAGGTACAGCGGGTGATGATCGCTTCCCAGACATTGTTGTTGGCAGAAAAAAGGGGACTCTGCATTTGTCAGGCCGGGGAGGCAATGACCGCTATACGATCAGTCGCGCAATGATGGAGAACTATAAAACCATCACCATTGATAATACGGCGATCATAGAAAGCGCAACGACAGACACTCCCCGTTTTACGCAGACGATTACCTTCCACCTTTCGGCCAATGAGTTCTATTCTGAGCTGGGAAAACAGTCATTAATATTGACACATGCCTTTACCGGGAACAGCCTGTACCTGCCCTGGAAGGCCACGAACAAACATCAGGACGAGTATTTACAATTTAAAACCGGCCAGACGAATCTGGTATTCGATGGCCTTGAGCTGTCTTTGCAACAATTGAAAGAACGCTCTCTCACGCCCTGGCAACTCCCCGTTAGTTTGAGTTTGTTAGAAAACAAGGCTGAGCTTACTCTCCATAAAGACTATCTGTTAAAAATTGATATTCCTGACGAATACACTCTAAAAGACATCAAGCCCTTCAACACAAAAGGCATAACTAAATACAAGGTTATATTTAATAAAAGAAATAAAAGAAAACAAATCGTTATCAATCCTGCATCCACTGCCAGCAAAGGGGAAACCTTAATAACGACTCAAAATACACTGTCAGGTGCTGCCCCTTCTCCAGCAATGGTCGTTCAAAATACACCGGCAGACGTTGTTCCCTTTCCTTCGTTCTTAATTAACAGTCCGGATCTTGGCAACAGATACATACCGGTTTATCTTTCCACCTCAAAAGAAACTGAAAGGCCACACACTAAAAACACATATTTAAAATTCCACCCTGACTGGTACCAACAAAAATTACCGCGACAACTGTATGCAAAACTATATAATCTGGATCAAAAAGATTTGAATATCTCTCTGGTGTTCACAGCGTACCCCACAACATATACCAGACATTGGCACATAACCTATAAGGGTCATCTGATTGATAAAATAGAGGCTGTTCCTGAAAAACCCTGCGCTCTCACCCTTACCCTCATGAAAAAGGCGGACGGTAAAACACTCAGCTCTTCCCTATATCTGGCACTGCCTTATGCCTTTGAAGACCTTCATCTGAATAAAATGGATAATACCGAATCTCCCTTTATTCTTGGTTCAGGGAGAGGTGGCACATCGATTCAGTTAACCCTTTTGGTCAAAGGTCAGTATGTACAGGAACCCTCGCTGGCTACCTTACTGACCGCTAAGCCTTTAGGCCGTTACCGTGGGTTTTATTTTACCGATGGATATAAAACCCTCACCGAAGTTCGTGACTGGTTAGCGGAGCGCCCCCTGACGTGGATTTCTGCCCGGAAAGTGCCAGTATCACAATTTACATTTATGGGGAATGCTCTAAGTAATATCATCCCTGTCATGGTTAAAAATAGCCGTGCTTCGTATTCCGTTCAGGGTGGGCTGGGCGATGACCTTATTCAGGTCTTTCAGGGTGAACAACAAGGAGTTACAGGAAAAGTGTACACCTCAGAGAAAAGGGCGATTCGGCACATCCTGAATCCTGCTCCGGTTACTGTGGATAGCGGTTCGGGTGATGATATTCTGGACCTTTCGAAAAATACCAAAGTCATGGTGAACCCGTCTTTGGGCAGGATGTCTGTCATTGTATCTAAAAATTCACGGGCTGATTTGTTTAAAGCCAGAAATATTACACTGCTTATTGAGGATCTGAATCCGGGGCAGGTTCAACCCGTATTTTTTAAAGCGTTTGGAAACACCGGCTACCAAAAAGCAGACAGTCCGGATAGAGCAACTGATATTTTTATTCGGGATACCTCTGTTGGTACAGCGCACTATCGTTTTATCGCAAGGTTATCACCGCAAAGCCTGAGTGCCATCTATTTTTTCAGCAACGGTCAAAGGGTGGATAATGTTAACGGCTGGTTTAACGGTGATAGCGTTCTGAAAGGCTCCCCCTCCATCACCCCCCCCGTACAACCAACAGCAACCATGACTACAGCACCCTTAGCCGCGACCCCAACCCTTGCTGATCGCCCTGATACGATGATAGAGCCCACAACAACACTGATACGCCCAACAGCGAGCACCAATGGAGAAACAAAAACCATTGACCCATCAGTGCGTACAACAGAAAGGAGCGAACCCGCCAAAGATATTGTCAGCCACGTCCAAGACAGCATCGATAGTGCACTGGACTACATTGCGCAGAACAGGGTCAAAAAAGATCACATGGCCGAGGTTGAACAACGGCTAGGGATACTGAAACAAAATATGGTTGTTTTTCGTAGGGAAACGCAGGGCGATATGTCTGGCTTTACCGCCGAAAACCATCAGACATCATCGCCTTATCTGACCAGTACTCTGATGAGCCGTTCTGCTAACGCAACAGCCAGTGTCGGTGGATCTTTTTCATAA